A portion of the Calliphora vicina chromosome 5, idCalVici1.1, whole genome shotgun sequence genome contains these proteins:
- the DCTN2-p50 gene encoding dynactin subunit 2 encodes MADPKFENLPGIAYDQPDVYETPDNAEQETSDYYEEEPENEAIERLHISTKDSYKRFHGASLEGNVDFSDRIGRRLCRGYEATSGEFELVGMGERETPVQKCRRLQCEMNELLEEVSSLQNDRKLVQEEKESYDAVATVITTAKKVLDSLRLEQVLGKEQAPSKTDKEVKALINQVEEYKTSGVLTAIPTPGTDLAASARIAKLEHRLHQLEQAVGAQPEKLSRLTTLTQSTNVMDAVRQLSTKAALLQPEKIDAIEERLGSLGSKMDAIAEKSSGSADEAKRDQKVTDLYDIAKRTEPVAEILPDIIERMQALEALHKYAMNFAKIIAEIEEKQTNITTSLVNNKELLHSVQETFAQNLETINKEVAKVEERVNTVEGSKK; translated from the exons ATGGCCGAtccaaaattcgaaaatttgccAGGCATA GCTTATGACCAACCCGATGTTTATGAGACGCCCGACAATGCGGAGCAGGAAACTTCTGACTACTATGAGGAGGAGCCGGAAAATGAGGCCATTGAACGTTTGCATATTTCAACtaaagattcgtataaacgttTTCATGGCGCCAGCCTAGAGGGAAATGTGGACTTTTCCGATCGCATTGGTAGACGCCTGTGCCGTGGCTATGAGGCCACCTCGGGAGAATTTGAATTGGTGGGTATGGGTGAACGAGAGACACCAGTGCAAAAGTGCAGACGTTTGCAGTGTGAAATGAATGAATTACTGGAGGAGGTGTCTTCTTTGCAAAATGACCGCAAGTTGGTGCAAGAAGAAAAAGAATCTTATGATGCTGTGGCCACTGTTATAACCACTGCCAAAAAGGTTTTAGACTCTCTCAGACTAGAACAGGTATTGGGTAAGGAGCAGGCTCCCAGTAAAACCGATAAAGAGGTCAAGGCTCTCATCAATCAAGTTGAGGAGTATAAAACCTCAGGTGTTTTAACAGCCATACCCACTCCCGGCACTGATTTAGCGGCCTCAGCCCGTATAGCCAAGCTGGAACATCGTTTGCATCAATTGGAACAGGCTGTGGGTGCCCAACCGGAAAAGTTGAGCCGTTTAACTACATTAACTCAAAGTACCAATGTTATGGATGCTGTACGCCAGCTAAGCACAAAAGCGGCTCTGTTGCAACCGGAAAAAATCGATGCCATTGAAGAACGTTTGGGTTCTTTGGGCTCGAAAATGGATGCTATAGCGGAAAAATCTAGTGGTTCAGCTGATGAAGCGAAACGCGATCAAAAAGTTACTGATCTGTATGATATTGCTAAGAGAACCGAACCTGTGGCTGAAATTTTACCCGACATCATTGAAAGAATGCAGGCATTGGAGGCTTTACATAAATATG CCATGAATTTCGCTAAAATTATTGCTGAAATCGAAGAGAAACAAACCAACATCACCACTTCATTGGTCAATAACAAAGAACTCTTACATTCGGTACAGGAAACATTTGCACAAAATCTTGAAACCATCAACAAGGAGGTGGCCAAGGTAGAGGAACGTGTAAATACAGTAGAAggcagtaaaaaataa